In Clostridium sp., one DNA window encodes the following:
- a CDS encoding kinase produces MEITAFYPGSFGEIIQGRSENGDVLLSFPVNTYSSVKLFESSKSKKFIPSWSKKSYMFVRNLLKAWNYEKYYSNLYLDINSMIPRAKGMASSTADLCAVYSCMIKMFHREYNEDELVKQCINIEPTDSIIFGEMTLFDYKTGLYRETLGDYFKFNILVFQGEGIVDTVEFNHDASKQPIIVDDLIEPLRRAVYDRNLEQLLKVSTESILRNQSRLCYDFLEPVLKICEQAGGLGIIGAHSGNVLGIVFDDMEKLKFVEKSTYIDKLKIYDLCAIDKFKNYII; encoded by the coding sequence ATGGAAATTACAGCTTTTTATCCTGGAAGTTTTGGTGAAATAATTCAGGGAAGGTCAGAAAACGGAGATGTATTGCTATCTTTTCCTGTAAATACATATAGCAGTGTGAAATTATTTGAATCCAGCAAAAGTAAAAAATTCATTCCAAGCTGGTCAAAAAAATCCTATATGTTTGTGAGAAATTTATTAAAGGCTTGGAACTATGAAAAATATTATTCAAATCTATATCTGGATATCAATTCAATGATACCAAGGGCAAAAGGTATGGCAAGCAGTACAGCAGATCTTTGTGCAGTTTACAGCTGTATGATCAAAATGTTCCATAGGGAATATAATGAAGATGAACTCGTAAAGCAATGTATAAATATAGAGCCTACTGACAGTATAATATTTGGGGAAATGACGCTTTTTGACTATAAAACAGGATTATACAGGGAAACTCTTGGAGATTATTTTAAATTCAATATACTGGTATTTCAAGGTGAAGGTATAGTTGACACTGTTGAATTCAATCATGATGCTTCAAAGCAGCCAATTATAGTTGATGATTTGATAGAGCCACTGAGGAGGGCCGTATACGATAGAAATCTGGAGCAGCTTCTGAAGGTATCCACGGAAAGTATACTGAGGAATCAAAGTAGATTATGTTATGATTTTTTGGAACCGGTTCTTAAAATATGTGAGCAGGCAGGTGGGCTTGGGATAATAGGAGCTCACAGTGGGAATGTACTCGGCATTGTTTTCGATGATATGGAGAAATTGAAGTTTGTAGAGAAAAGTACATATATTGACAAATTAAAGATATATGATCTATGTGCAATTGACAAATTTAAAAATTATATTATATAG
- a CDS encoding cob(I)yrinic acid a,c-diamide adenosyltransferase produces MGRGYIQVYTGNGKGKTTAALGLCLRAVCAGKNVYFGQFVKGMDYSELKVPYLIPDFTIEQFGRDAFINGDPTDKDIKMARQGLKKIKEVLCSGEYDIVVLDEINIALYYKLISVDELLHVLDIRNSEVEVIITGRYADPKIIEKADLVTEMKEIKHYYNEGVKARTGIEN; encoded by the coding sequence TTGGGCAGAGGATATATTCAAGTTTATACTGGTAATGGAAAGGGCAAGACTACAGCAGCTCTTGGTTTGTGCCTGAGAGCAGTATGTGCAGGGAAAAATGTATATTTTGGACAGTTTGTAAAGGGAATGGACTACAGTGAGTTGAAAGTACCCTATTTAATACCTGATTTCACTATAGAGCAGTTTGGAAGGGATGCTTTTATAAATGGTGATCCAACTGATAAAGATATAAAAATGGCCAGGCAGGGGCTGAAGAAAATAAAGGAAGTACTATGCTCCGGAGAGTATGATATAGTTGTTCTGGATGAAATAAATATAGCATTATACTATAAATTGATTAGTGTAGATGAATTGCTTCATGTTTTGGATATAAGGAATTCTGAAGTGGAAGTAATTATCACCGGAAGATATGCAGATCCGAAAATAATAGAAAAAGCTGATCTTGTAACTGAAATGAAAGAAATCAAACATTATTACAATGAAGGGGTAAAAGCAAGAACTGGTATTGAAAACTAG
- a CDS encoding YitT family protein has protein sequence MKNMNEKLFRILIVTAGSIFYSIGVNMFVIPHRFLSGGVAGVAIIAQYLTGIPSGYFIIAINIPIFIIGFKFVDLEFGIFSFIGMISMSMALIFTKEVSGLYYLQDPLLSALCSGILTGIGSGMIFKCRASQGGTDIIAVAIKKRYGISLGRITFIINAVIVSTGIFIGSLETAIYTLISMYMYSVVVDKAIQGLDREKILFVITQDSEEVEKAILQKLGRGVTCLYGEGAYTGDKKKIIYSIMNSRQAEEAKGFISNIDSHAVMSIMDTSEVRGKGFKPAVF, from the coding sequence ATGAAAAATATGAATGAAAAGTTATTTAGAATATTGATAGTTACGGCAGGAAGTATATTTTATTCCATTGGAGTAAATATGTTTGTTATACCGCATAGATTTTTAAGTGGGGGAGTTGCAGGTGTTGCAATTATAGCCCAATATTTGACGGGAATACCTTCGGGGTATTTTATTATAGCTATAAATATACCTATATTTATAATAGGATTTAAATTCGTAGATCTGGAATTTGGTATATTTAGTTTCATAGGAATGATATCCATGTCCATGGCATTGATATTTACAAAAGAAGTATCGGGATTGTACTATTTGCAAGATCCTCTTTTGTCGGCTCTTTGTAGTGGGATTCTTACTGGAATTGGTTCGGGGATGATATTCAAATGCAGGGCATCGCAGGGAGGAACAGATATAATAGCAGTAGCTATAAAGAAAAGATATGGAATTTCATTAGGCAGAATTACTTTTATAATAAATGCTGTAATAGTTTCAACAGGAATATTTATAGGAAGCCTTGAGACAGCAATATATACTTTAATATCGATGTATATGTATTCTGTAGTAGTTGACAAGGCAATCCAGGGACTTGACAGGGAGAAAATACTGTTCGTAATAACACAGGACAGTGAAGAGGTAGAAAAGGCCATACTTCAGAAACTCGGCAGAGGGGTTACCTGTCTTTACGGAGAAGGAGCTTATACTGGAGATAAGAAAAAAATAATATATTCAATAATGAATTCAAGACAGGCGGAGGAGGCCAAGGGTTTTATATCAAATATAGATTCTCATGCTGTCATGTCTATCATGGATACAAGTGAAGTCAGAGGCAAAGGTTTCAAACCTGCAGTATTTTAG
- a CDS encoding DUF3793 family protein encodes MENMIIEKYMTKIKSLEEKEYLFGVISYGIAPTLSRNKPSSIITLRRDNGRLNVLWEKYRYIFLEEYKINFLELKKNEYSSVILFYYPDEIESVLYEGKNMDFLSRFGYRREFDLIQNLFILKERFKNICPHEIGVFLGYPLNDVICFMEQSERQCLMCGYWKVYDDVDRAKQVFVNYDRARYNIAKSVMQGIVPSRIMNILETVPYH; translated from the coding sequence ATGGAGAATATGATTATAGAAAAATATATGACCAAAATAAAAAGTCTGGAAGAAAAAGAATATCTTTTCGGAGTAATATCGTATGGCATCGCACCTACGTTATCAAGGAATAAACCATCTTCAATAATTACATTGAGAAGAGATAATGGAAGATTGAATGTACTTTGGGAAAAATACAGATATATTTTTTTGGAAGAATATAAGATCAACTTTCTTGAACTCAAGAAAAATGAGTATTCGTCTGTTATATTGTTCTATTATCCAGATGAGATTGAATCCGTCCTTTACGAGGGAAAAAATATGGATTTTTTGAGTAGGTTTGGGTACAGAAGGGAATTTGATTTAATACAAAATCTATTCATTTTAAAGGAAAGATTCAAAAATATATGTCCCCATGAAATTGGAGTATTTTTGGGATATCCCTTGAATGATGTAATATGTTTTATGGAACAATCTGAAAGGCAGTGCCTCATGTGCGGGTACTGGAAAGTATATGATGATGTTGACAGGGCTAAGCAGGTATTTGTGAATTATGACAGGGCAAGATATAATATAGCCAAGAGTGTAATGCAGGGAATTGTTCCATCAAGGATTATGAACATTCTTGAAACTGTTCCATATCATTGA
- a CDS encoding DUF2325 domain-containing protein produces the protein MSILVVGGDRLGNIKDKLNQKGFDEIGHVTGRKKGDRKIKIPQNTDLVLVLTDFIGHNMAEIIKEESRKNNVSVIFSRRSWACMHKNIEEYMNQH, from the coding sequence ATGAGTATTTTAGTTGTAGGAGGAGACAGACTTGGAAATATAAAAGATAAATTGAATCAGAAGGGATTTGATGAGATAGGTCATGTCACAGGAAGGAAAAAGGGAGACAGAAAGATAAAAATTCCACAGAATACGGATCTTGTATTGGTACTTACAGATTTTATAGGTCATAACATGGCCGAAATCATAAAAGAGGAGTCAAGAAAAAATAATGTTTCAGTTATTTTTTCAAGACGGTCATGGGCGTGTATGCACAAGAACATAGAAGAATATATGAATCAACATTAA
- a CDS encoding metal ABC transporter permease, translating to MLEYGFMQNALIAGILISILCPAVGVFLVLKRYSMMGDSLSHSSFAGVALGLVFGLNPIVIAFIFTSAAGLVIEFLRSYYEKYAELILVIVLTFSVGLAIVLISTGKANANVNSYLFGSILTVSKSELYTVFILSIISLIILSLFYNKLLYITFDEVGAKIAGINVKSINYLFSLLVSATVSVSIRILGILVISSMIAMPAAAAIQLHRGFKSTLIFSVLFGFIDIIGGLFLSYYINSAPGGTIALVSVAVLILVIICKKIFLK from the coding sequence ATGCTTGAATACGGATTTATGCAAAATGCCTTAATCGCAGGCATACTCATTTCCATACTATGCCCTGCAGTTGGTGTATTCCTAGTTTTAAAAAGATATTCAATGATGGGTGATTCATTATCTCACTCCTCTTTCGCAGGAGTAGCTTTAGGACTTGTATTTGGTTTGAATCCTATAGTGATTGCTTTCATATTTACTTCTGCAGCCGGACTTGTAATAGAATTTCTAAGAAGTTATTATGAAAAATATGCTGAACTTATACTGGTAATAGTTTTAACATTTTCTGTTGGACTTGCAATTGTACTCATAAGTACCGGAAAGGCTAATGCAAATGTAAATTCTTATCTGTTCGGAAGTATACTTACTGTTTCAAAATCTGAATTGTACACCGTATTTATCTTAAGCATAATTTCATTAATAATTTTATCGCTATTTTACAACAAATTACTGTACATAACATTTGATGAAGTAGGTGCAAAAATAGCAGGTATAAATGTAAAATCCATAAACTACCTTTTTTCACTGCTTGTAAGTGCTACTGTATCAGTATCCATACGCATACTTGGAATACTTGTGATTTCATCCATGATAGCCATGCCTGCTGCAGCTGCGATTCAACTACATAGAGGTTTTAAATCAACCTTAATTTTTTCCGTGCTATTTGGATTTATAGATATTATAGGTGGATTATTTCTATCCTATTACATAAACAGTGCTCCCGGAGGGACAATTGCTCTTGTATCTGTGGCTGTTCTCATTCTAGTTATTATTTGCAAAAAAATATTTCTGAAATAA
- a CDS encoding metal ABC transporter ATP-binding protein has protein sequence MITIQNLTFSYNGSSPYLIENLNLNINHGSYTSILGENGSAKTTLIKLMLGLLIPVSGKIKLDTDKVGYVPQRLESFNSQFPITVYEILKSHMKSLKIKNSACIDKCLNYVGMSQFKKNLIGNLSGGQMQKIFIARALMGTPELLIFDEPSTGIDFKSQIEIYSLIKHLNKKHHITVLAVEHNLKAAIENSTHICTMKNGECSIYTISEYRKLTLEDANA, from the coding sequence ATGATTACGATACAAAATTTAACTTTTTCCTACAATGGTTCATCGCCATACCTGATTGAAAATCTCAATTTAAATATAAATCACGGTAGCTACACGTCCATATTAGGTGAAAACGGCAGTGCAAAGACAACCTTAATAAAGCTTATGCTTGGACTTCTTATACCTGTAAGTGGGAAAATAAAATTGGATACAGATAAAGTAGGTTATGTTCCTCAAAGGCTCGAAAGTTTCAACTCCCAGTTTCCTATTACTGTCTACGAAATATTAAAAAGCCATATGAAGTCTTTAAAAATAAAGAATTCCGCCTGTATAGATAAATGCCTTAATTACGTAGGCATGTCTCAATTCAAAAAAAATTTGATAGGAAATCTATCTGGAGGACAGATGCAAAAGATATTCATAGCAAGAGCCCTTATGGGAACTCCTGAACTCCTGATATTTGATGAGCCGTCTACGGGAATAGATTTCAAAAGTCAGATTGAAATATACTCATTAATAAAACATTTAAATAAAAAACATCATATAACTGTACTGGCAGTAGAACACAACTTAAAGGCAGCCATAGAAAATTCCACTCATATATGTACTATGAAAAATGGGGAGTGTAGCATATATACTATTTCTGAATATAGAAAATTAACATTGGAGGACGCAAATGCTTGA
- a CDS encoding tyrosine-type recombinase/integrase yields the protein MATKTNCTKNGIEYYRISVSIGRDSTGKLIRKEFYGKSKKEAEKLKNQYLNDLNSGIKINSQNITLNQLMHLWLFEIIKQKIKSSSFEKYEGLYRNYIKDSKIGVLKICELKSIQIQRYYNQLYKKGKSSNLIKNINKLLKQFLNYSVDEGYIIKSPCVGKKIFIPGTANIIKEEIKIFTNDEIYRLKKTLATSRLKCLVLTALATGLRQGELLALTWDDIDINNMEITVNKTIKRVKVIESDDTRQTKTLIQKPKTESSNRIVPIPSKLIPILKQHQLAQKLEKIKSGDSYEDNNLVFATALGKPTDAKNLFRSYKNLLIKANIEHKKFHCLRHTYATKLFEAGTPLKTVQALLGHSNIKTTADIYTHVMPKQKINAVEKLNDII from the coding sequence ATGGCCACAAAGACAAATTGTACTAAAAATGGAATTGAATATTATAGGATTTCTGTTTCTATTGGTAGAGACTCAACCGGTAAGTTAATTAGAAAAGAGTTTTATGGTAAAAGTAAAAAAGAGGCTGAAAAACTTAAAAATCAATATTTAAATGATTTAAACAGTGGCATTAAAATAAATTCTCAAAATATAACTTTAAATCAGCTTATGCATTTATGGTTATTTGAAATAATAAAGCAAAAAATTAAATCCTCTTCATTTGAAAAATATGAGGGACTTTATAGGAACTATATTAAGGATAGTAAAATTGGAGTACTGAAAATTTGTGAATTAAAAAGTATTCAAATACAGCGATATTATAACCAATTATACAAGAAAGGTAAAAGCAGTAATTTAATAAAAAATATAAATAAACTTCTAAAACAATTTTTAAACTACTCTGTAGATGAAGGTTATATAATAAAAAGTCCTTGCGTGGGTAAAAAAATATTTATCCCTGGTACCGCTAATATAATCAAAGAAGAAATAAAAATATTTACAAATGATGAAATATATCGTTTGAAAAAAACTTTAGCAACAAGTAGATTAAAATGTCTAGTCCTAACTGCATTGGCTACAGGCTTAAGGCAAGGTGAGCTTTTAGCTTTAACATGGGATGATATTGACATTAATAATATGGAGATCACTGTAAATAAAACTATAAAGAGAGTAAAAGTAATTGAATCAGACGATACAAGACAAACTAAGACTTTAATCCAAAAACCTAAAACTGAATCTAGTAATAGGATCGTACCTATTCCATCTAAATTGATTCCAATTTTAAAGCAACATCAATTAGCGCAAAAACTAGAGAAAATAAAATCAGGTGATTCTTATGAAGACAACAACCTTGTTTTCGCTACTGCACTTGGAAAACCCACAGATGCTAAAAATCTATTTAGAAGTTATAAAAACTTATTGATAAAAGCAAATATAGAACATAAAAAATTTCATTGTTTACGGCATACTTATGCGACAAAATTATTTGAAGCTGGAACACCATTAAAAACAGTCCAGGCTTTATTAGGACACAGCAATATAAAAACAACAGCTGATATTTACACTCACGTAATGCCAAAGCAAAAAATTAATGCTGTTGAAAAGCTAAATGATATTATATGA
- a CDS encoding DUF4041 domain-containing protein, which translates to MKKKWYLQTWFIAIMFAFWFFIIPGITGIVLLILSIKKDKLIKEDQKSLFSQIEELKSESLTGKKEELEKINIEINNSKEKLKNINEELNTITEQFNKNKSENSKLSSDNESLLKQNEELLSNVHELNSTLAEQKALINKNNESIKLAKELVTKKEEIENELQERQKELSIKKKEIAHELEEKQKDLIILDNELLFQSVGLYTPQYNLTSSTAFKAKLNEIRASQKQMVKDKTAISFYDGWIVEDSVSKGKAMTNDNIKLILRSFNNECEAAISKVKFSNVESMKKRINKSFETLNKLGERMRVSIEPEYLNLKIEELELAYEYEIKKQEEKEEQLEIRERMREEAKALKEIENAKKKIEKEEHHFQNAIKDINEQLSTANQDEKSKLLDKLNALTMSLNQLGKDKEDIANREKNTRAGYVYIISNIGSFGENIYKIGMTRRLNPDERVRELGDASVPFKFDVHAMIFSEDAPSLENALHKKFDDRRVNRINTRKEFFKVSLKEIEEEVKKNFNAVVEFTKIAEAAEYRQSLKMEHDINSSSIAS; encoded by the coding sequence ATGAAAAAGAAGTGGTATTTACAGACTTGGTTTATTGCAATAATGTTTGCTTTCTGGTTCTTTATAATACCGGGAATCACAGGAATTGTCCTACTAATTTTAAGCATAAAAAAGGATAAGTTAATTAAGGAAGATCAAAAATCCTTATTTTCACAAATCGAAGAATTAAAGAGTGAATCATTAACTGGTAAAAAAGAAGAACTGGAAAAAATTAATATTGAAATTAACAACTCAAAAGAAAAACTAAAAAATATAAATGAAGAGTTAAATACTATCACAGAACAATTTAATAAAAATAAAAGTGAGAATAGTAAACTTTCTTCTGATAACGAATCATTATTAAAACAAAATGAAGAATTGTTATCAAATGTCCATGAATTAAATTCAACACTAGCTGAACAAAAAGCATTAATCAATAAAAATAATGAATCTATTAAACTTGCTAAAGAATTAGTTACTAAAAAAGAGGAAATTGAAAATGAGTTACAAGAAAGGCAAAAAGAACTATCCATTAAAAAGAAGGAAATTGCTCACGAGCTAGAGGAGAAACAAAAAGATTTAATTATACTAGATAATGAACTTTTATTTCAATCAGTTGGATTATATACTCCACAATATAACTTAACCAGTTCTACGGCCTTTAAAGCTAAACTTAATGAAATAAGGGCTTCACAAAAACAAATGGTAAAAGATAAAACAGCTATATCTTTTTATGATGGATGGATAGTAGAAGATAGTGTTTCAAAAGGCAAGGCAATGACTAATGACAATATAAAACTTATATTACGTTCTTTTAACAATGAATGTGAAGCTGCCATATCAAAAGTAAAATTTAGCAATGTTGAAAGCATGAAGAAAAGAATTAATAAATCATTTGAAACTTTAAACAAATTAGGAGAAAGAATGAGGGTGTCAATAGAGCCTGAATACTTAAATCTAAAAATTGAAGAGTTAGAACTTGCTTATGAATATGAAATTAAAAAACAGGAAGAAAAAGAAGAACAATTAGAAATACGTGAACGAATGCGTGAAGAAGCTAAAGCCCTTAAGGAAATAGAAAACGCTAAAAAGAAAATTGAAAAAGAAGAACATCATTTTCAAAATGCTATTAAAGATATCAATGAGCAATTATCTACAGCTAACCAAGATGAAAAGTCTAAATTACTAGATAAATTAAATGCACTTACAATGTCATTAAATCAATTAGGAAAAGATAAAGAAGATATAGCTAATAGAGAGAAAAATACCCGTGCCGGCTACGTGTACATAATCTCTAATATAGGATCTTTTGGAGAAAATATATATAAAATTGGAATGACCAGACGATTAAATCCGGATGAAAGAGTTAGAGAATTAGGAGATGCCTCAGTTCCTTTTAAATTTGATGTACATGCCATGATTTTTAGTGAGGATGCTCCCTCGTTAGAAAATGCTCTACATAAAAAGTTTGACGATAGACGTGTTAATAGAATAAATACTAGAAAAGAATTTTTTAAAGTTTCCCTAAAAGAAATTGAAGAAGAAGTAAAGAAAAATTTCAATGCGGTAGTTGAATTTACTAAGATTGCTGAAGCAGCTGAATATAGACAGAGCTTAAAAATGGAACATGACATTAATTCATCATCAATAGCTTCTTAA
- a CDS encoding ImmA/IrrE family metallo-endopeptidase yields the protein MEWIDNIIAGLLETYGTNDPYELCDYLGIKIVKLEPNNILLRNKDAFYCRDLENSEIIFIRNDLNEILEKFIISHELGHALCNTNLLCAAFTFCNKGKIEKQANYFAFKLSGVKFDETELQGMTLKQISAYTGIPYEVLIQLFLN from the coding sequence ATGGAATGGATTGATAATATAATAGCTGGATTGCTTGAAACATACGGAACGAATGATCCTTATGAGCTTTGTGATTACTTGGGGATTAAAATTGTAAAGCTTGAACCAAATAACATACTTTTAAGAAACAAGGATGCGTTTTACTGTAGAGATTTAGAAAATAGTGAAATAATATTTATAAGAAATGACTTAAATGAAATATTAGAAAAGTTCATTATATCTCATGAATTGGGACATGCCTTGTGCAATACAAACTTATTATGTGCTGCATTCACTTTCTGCAACAAAGGTAAAATAGAAAAGCAAGCTAATTATTTTGCCTTTAAATTATCTGGAGTAAAATTTGATGAGACTGAACTACAAGGTATGACATTAAAACAAATATCTGCTTATACAGGCATTCCATATGAAGTTTTAATTCAACTATTTTTAAATTGA
- a CDS encoding helix-turn-helix domain-containing protein, translating into MENNILGNRIKRLREEKTISQLEMAKILNISNTTLSQYESGKRIPSDSIKKKIAEYFNVSLDYLLGLTDSKTNSNTNIDKEDFEFKTPQEAMEFILKQPAIAGYGGFEPEKMGDEEIMDFANELLHQLKLLGYKYKK; encoded by the coding sequence ATGGAAAATAATATATTAGGTAACAGGATAAAAAGATTGCGTGAAGAAAAAACTATAAGTCAATTAGAAATGGCTAAAATACTCAATATAAGCAATACAACATTATCCCAATATGAATCTGGAAAAAGAATTCCCAGTGACTCTATTAAGAAAAAAATAGCAGAATATTTTAATGTTTCTTTAGATTATTTACTTGGTCTCACAGATAGCAAAACGAATTCCAATACTAATATAGATAAAGAGGATTTTGAATTCAAAACTCCACAGGAAGCTATGGAATTTATATTAAAACAACCTGCTATTGCTGGGTACGGCGGTTTTGAACCTGAAAAAATGGGTGATGAAGAAATCATGGACTTTGCCAATGAATTATTACATCAATTAAAACTATTAGGATATAAATATAAAAAGTAA
- a CDS encoding helix-turn-helix transcriptional regulator, whose translation MKFYRQKSNLTQEQIAKKLGISVSAYNMIENGNRGISLLRAKQLEKVFNVSIDEIFFDNNFHNKQNREAKEVV comes from the coding sequence ATGAAATTTTATAGGCAAAAGAGTAACTTAACTCAAGAACAGATAGCCAAAAAGTTAGGTATATCAGTAAGTGCCTACAATATGATAGAAAATGGTAATAGAGGAATATCTTTATTAAGAGCAAAACAGCTAGAAAAAGTATTCAATGTTTCTATAGATGAAATTTTTTTTGATAATAACTTTCACAATAAGCAAAATAGGGAAGCAAAGGAGGTAGTGTAA
- a CDS encoding XRE family transcriptional regulator yields the protein MARKATKAADNIYYKARMEAAATNDKLNSREGAAEIIGIDRTRLARIELDSICAYPEEVLMMSDAYNAPELNNYFCCEQCPIGKHTVPHLELTDIGYLAIQISVSLKNPEFMIDRLMEIVQDGIISKNEKPELKSIVGKLDGFSEKVQSLKLWAQKNLK from the coding sequence ATGGCAAGAAAAGCTACGAAAGCAGCAGACAACATATATTATAAGGCACGAATGGAAGCGGCTGCTACAAATGACAAACTCAATAGTAGAGAAGGGGCTGCTGAAATAATAGGAATTGATAGAACCAGGCTTGCAAGAATAGAACTTGATAGTATTTGTGCTTATCCAGAGGAAGTCTTGATGATGTCTGATGCATACAATGCTCCAGAATTGAACAATTATTTTTGTTGTGAGCAATGCCCTATAGGGAAACATACCGTGCCACATCTTGAATTAACAGATATAGGCTATCTTGCAATTCAGATATCAGTTTCATTAAAAAATCCTGAATTCATGATAGATAGGTTGATGGAAATTGTGCAAGACGGAATAATATCTAAAAATGAAAAGCCAGAACTCAAAAGTATAGTTGGAAAATTAGATGGATTTTCTGAAAAAGTACAGTCATTAAAACTTTGGGCACAGAAAAATTTGAAGTAA
- a CDS encoding excisionase yields MSAVDQGFKSAIKDAIKEALSEVMREKGNEAKATMTIDNCVKYSGIGRDKIMELAHNPNSDFPRFKVGTKCLINKKLLDEWLDKISKEKRVL; encoded by the coding sequence ATGTCGGCAGTAGATCAAGGTTTTAAATCAGCAATTAAAGATGCAATCAAGGAAGCACTGAGTGAAGTCATGCGTGAAAAAGGAAATGAAGCAAAGGCAACCATGACAATAGATAATTGCGTTAAATACAGTGGCATTGGACGTGACAAAATTATGGAGTTGGCTCATAATCCTAACTCAGACTTCCCAAGATTTAAAGTCGGCACTAAGTGCCTTATAAATAAAAAGTTGCTGGATGAATGGCTGGATAAAATTTCAAAGGAAAAAAGAGTTTTGTGA
- a CDS encoding ORF6C domain-containing protein, with the protein MSNLITKQVNFQNVNMMACKTDEKVFAGIRSICDGLGIAYNGQMERINRDDVLPEGVRKIRIPTSSGEQETNMLDIEYLPFFLVGIKSSMCKEEIRPQLKEFKLKAKDVLAEAFVKSKSESNMKIVSMLHEEIGQLINVTTDVQSRVSKLEEEDYIKPFQKKALINARTSKVFEITGGKQSDAYKDKSFRSKVYQDIFRNIKNIYNVNEYDAIPKQKFSEALKLINEYQLPLQLKYELEKINNQIKMSEEAVI; encoded by the coding sequence GTGAGTAATTTAATTACAAAGCAGGTCAATTTTCAGAATGTGAACATGATGGCATGTAAAACAGATGAAAAAGTATTTGCCGGGATAAGGAGCATATGTGATGGACTGGGTATTGCATATAACGGCCAGATGGAAAGAATTAATCGTGATGATGTGCTGCCAGAGGGGGTTCGTAAAATACGCATACCCACATCTAGTGGAGAACAGGAAACTAACATGCTAGATATTGAGTATTTACCATTTTTCTTAGTAGGCATTAAAAGCTCCATGTGTAAAGAAGAAATAAGACCCCAATTGAAAGAGTTCAAGCTCAAGGCAAAAGACGTACTGGCAGAGGCATTCGTAAAGTCTAAATCGGAAAGCAACATGAAAATAGTATCTATGCTTCATGAAGAAATAGGACAGCTTATAAATGTTACCACTGATGTTCAGAGCAGGGTATCAAAGCTTGAGGAAGAGGACTACATCAAGCCATTTCAGAAAAAGGCACTTATAAATGCCAGGACCAGTAAGGTATTTGAGATAACAGGAGGTAAACAAAGTGATGCTTATAAAGATAAAAGTTTCAGAAGCAAGGTTTACCAGGACATATTCAGGAATATCAAAAATATTTATAACGTCAATGAATATGATGCAATACCAAAGCAGAAGTTCAGCGAAGCTTTGAAACTTATAAATGAGTATCAATTGCCACTACAGCTTAAATATGAACTTGAAAAGATAAACAATCAGATAAAAATGTCAGAGGAGGCGGTAATATAG